Genomic window (Saccharothrix australiensis):
GCGCACTCCTACTCGTGCGGCGGCGGTGCGACCGAGTTGTGGTGGACGGACCGGATCAGTTGGCACACGACGTGGAACGCGCAGCCCTGGTGGAAGCAGTTGTTGGACAGCACGTCCGTGTCCAACAACGCGAGACACTGCCCATCCGGCGGTGGTGCGGACCTGGACGTGACGGCGGCCGTCCAAGGGGCGTCCAACGCGGGTGACGGTTCGGTGACGTTCGGTCTGCGCGCTCGCGACGAGAACGATCAGGACAGCTGGCGGCGTTTCGACCTCAACCCGACGCTGGAAGTCGTCTACAACTCCTACCCCAACTCGCCGGTCGAACTGGGCATGGAGGGTGGCCTGCTGCCGTGCGTGTACGGCGACGGCCGGCCCTATGTGGCGACGACGACTCCCCGGTTGCGGGGCCGCGTTTCGGACCCGGACTCCGACGCGATCCTGACCGACGTCGGCTTCGCGGTGCACCGGGGTCCGATCACCAACAGCTACTGGGTGGCCGGTCCGGTCGCGTACAACATCCCGTCCGGTTCGTTCGCCGAGGTGACTGTGCCGGCCGAGGTTTTGCTGGAGGGAGAGGTCTACAACTGGTCCATGTACGCGGGGGACGGGAACGTCCGCAGCAACTGGGCCGGCAACTGCGAGTTCAAGGTCGACACGACGCCGCCGGTCGCGCCGGCCGTGGAATCCGCCTCGTACCCGTACGACCAGCCGGCCGGCGGCCTCGGGCGAACCGGGCAGTTCGAGCTGAAGCCGAACGGCGCCGACGACGTCCAGTACTACCTGTACTCGTTCACCGAGCAGCAGAACGACGACCCGCAGACACGGGTGAACGCAAACGGCGTCGGTGGCAGTGCGCTGATCCAGTGGACGCCTTCGCTGGAAGGCCCGCAGACGTTGTTCGTCCGGTCCGTCGATCGCGCGGGCAACCGTTCGGAGATCTACCGGTACAAGGTGTTCGTGCAGGCCGGTGCGTCGGGGCCGATCGCGCACTGGAAGCTCGACGGAAACCTGTCGGACGCGTCGGGCAACAACCGCCCGCTGCACGTGTTCAACCAGCCCGACCTGACCGCGCCCGGTTACCACATGGGCGGCGTCTCGTTCGACGGCGTGGACGACCGGATCTTCAGCGGGAAGCTCATCGACACCACCAAGAGCTTTTCCGTCTCGGCGTGGGTCAAGCTCACCGAGCGCGGGCGCTGGGTGACGATGGTGAGCCAGGACGGCGCGCAGGTGAGCGGCTTCTTCCTGGGTGTGTCGGCGTCGGATGACCGCTGGTCGATGACCATGGCCTCGTCCGACAGTGGGCAGGCCGGCGTCTACCGCGCGTTGTCGCACAACCCACCGGTAGCCAACGAGTGGACGCACCTGGTCGGTACGTTCGACTCCGCCACCAAGCAGCTGACCCTGCACGTCAACGGTGTGCGCGAGGGCGTGACAACCGCGCACGGTGGAGGATGGTTGGCCGACGGGAACTTCCTGGTGGGTCGCGCCAAGTGGAACGGCCAGCCGACGGACTTCTTCCCCGGTGCGGTGGACGAGGTGCGGGTGTACGACCGCGTGCTCCAGCCCGCCGAGGCCGCCGAACTGGCCAACCAGGCGTACCCGCGTGCGCATTACGCGTTGGACGAGGGCTCGGGGACCACCACGAAGGACGTCGTGACGGGCGCCGACGCTACGTTCAGCGGCAACTCGTCGTGGTCGGTGGAGGAGTTCACGGCGGCCCGGTTCGCGGGCAACGCCGGTCCGACCATCGGAACGGTCCGCGCACCGCGCCCGAACTTCCGCACGGACCGGTCGTACACAGTCTCGGCGTGGGTGCGGCTGGACAGGCTCGACGAGTACGCCCGCACGGCGGTGAGCCCCGGTTCCACCGACTTCGCCCCGTTCCTGCTCCAATACCGGCCGGAGCACAGAAAGTGGAACCTGATGGTCCTGTGCGACAACCGACCCTGCGGCTGGAACGTGCTCAGTGTGGACGACGCCGTGGCGAATGAGTGGGTCCTGCTCACCGGCGTGTACGACTACGCCGCCAAGGAGGCGCGGCTCTACGTCAATGGCCGGCTGTCCGGCAGGCAGACCGGGGTGAAGGGCTGGAATAACGACGGCGAACTGCTCATCGGCCGCACCCGCTTCTCGTCCAAGGACGTCGACCCGTGGCGGGGCGAGATCGACGACGTCCGCATCTACTCGGGTGTCCTGTCCGACGAAGAGATCGGCCGGCTCCTGGTCCGCGCGTGACCGCACGTCCCGGTGCGCCTACGGGCGCACCGGGACTCCCACTTCCGAGAGCGTGTTCGACCACGCCGGGTGCTGTCCGGCCACGCGATCAGCCAGTGGTCTTCCGAGCATGACGGATTCCCGGTGCGGGGTGTGCGCCTCAGCATCGGGCTCGCCGCCGCCATTTCCTGCGAACATGGGAGTTCACCTCGTGCGGATACGCCGCATGTTCAACCGCGTCCAGTTGATAGCGCTTACCACAACCCTGAGCGCCTCCGCCATCACCGCTGTCGCCACGCCCGCAGTGGCGGACATCGCCGTTCGCCTGCCCGAGTTGCGGCAGGAGCGGTCGGTGCCGGGTGACCCGGTTCCGGTCCGCCCGCTGCCCGATGACGAAGCCGCGCAGCGGGCAGTCAAGTCCCCTGAGCCGGTCCGGTGGCCCGTCGCTGCCAGGGCCGAGGTCGACCTGTCTGCAGTGGACGGTCAGCGCGGTCTGGCGGCGTCCGGTGACTCGCCGGTCCGGGTCGCGCGCGTGGACGCACCGGCGCTCGCGCAGCGGTCCGCCACCCCAGGCGGCCGGGTGGCCGTGGAGACGTTCGACCGGTCCGCTGCCGAGAAGGCGGGCTTGGACGGCGTGCTGGTGCGCGTCGCCGACCGGGACGGCGGGAAGTTGTCGGTCCGGCTGGACTACTCCGGGTTCGCCGGGGCGTTCGGGGCGGACTACGGCTCACGGCTGCGGTTCGAGATGCTGCCCGAGTGTGCCCTGTCCACTCCGGACAAAGAGGAGTGCCGGGTCGGCACACCGTTGCGCACCGACAACAACACCGGTGAACGGGCGCTGACCGCCGAAGTCGAGATGCCCGCCGCACACGCGCGGTCCGCGGGTGTGCTGTTGGCGGCCACGGCCGGCACGTCCGGCTCGGGTGGTGACTACGGTGCCACGCCGTTGGCTCCTTCCGGCAGTTGGAACGCCGGTGGGTCCAGCGGTGACTTCTCCTACTCCTACCCGTTCAAGCTGCCCGCCGTGCCCGGTGGGCCGTTGCCGAGCATCGCGCTGGGCTACTCCTCGGGCAGCGTGGACGGCCGCACGAGCGCCACGAACAACCAGGCCTCGGTGGTCGGTGACGGCTGGGAGCTCAGCGGCGGTGGGTACATCGAGCGGCGGTACAAGGGATGTGCCGAGGACCTGGGCGGCAACCAGGGGCAGACCAAGACCGGTGACCTGTGTTGGGCCACCGACAACGCCACGCTGGTGCTCGGCGGTGTGTCGTCCGAGCTGGTGTGGAACGGCACCGAAGGCTTGTGGCACCCCAAGAACGACGACGGGTCGCGCATCCAGAAGCTGACCGGCGCGGCCAACGGCGACAACGACGGCGAGCACTGGAAAGTCACGGCCACCGACGGCACCCAGTACTTCCTGGGCCTGAACCGGTTGCCGGGCTGGGTCGCGGGCAAGCCGGAGACGAACTCGGCGTGGACCACCCCGGTGTTCGGCAACAACGACGGGGAGCCGTGCAAAGCCGGGGCGTTCGCCGACTCGTGGTGCCAGCAGGTGTGGCGCTGGAACGTCGACCTGATGATCGACCCGCGTGGCAACGCGACGACGTACTACTACGACACCGAGGTCAACCACTACGGCCGCAACAACACTGTGTCGGCGACGACGCCGTACGTGCGGGCCGGCCTGGTGCGTCGCATCGAGTACGGCCTGCGCTCCAACGCCCTGTTCGCCGCGCCCCCGGCGCGGGTCTGGTTCGACACCGCCGAACGCTGTCTGCCGGGCGGCTCGATCACGTGCGCCCCGGAGCAGCTCAACTCCTCGACGGCGGGGTCCTGGCCGGACGTGCCGGCCGACGCCCTGTGCGCGGCGGGTGCGCCGTGCGACGACCATGCGCCGGCCTTCTTCAGCCGCAAGCGGTTGGTGAAAGTGCTGACACAGATCCGCCGCGACGACGTCACCGGTGACGCGCAGTTCAAGGACGTCGAGTCGTGGGCGTTGCGGCACGAGTTCCCGGCCACGGGTGACGGCCTGTCGCCATCGTTGTGGCTGGCGGGAATCAAGCACACCGGTCACGTCGGCGGGACCGCGTCGACGCCGGAGATGACCTTCGGCGGCACGGCCATGCCGAACCGCGTGGACTCGCTGGAAGGTCTCGCGCCGATCACCCGTTACCGCATCACCGGTATCAGCAACGAGACCGGTGGGTACACCGCGATCGGCTACTCCGGCCCGGACTGCCGGCGCGCGGACCGGATGCCTGCCTCGCCCGAGTACAACACATTGCGCTGCTACCCGACGCGGT
Coding sequences:
- a CDS encoding LamG-like jellyroll fold domain-containing protein; its protein translation is MLRRPGCSGRSERVVFSRGVHMALGGSRARRRGLGVVLAAVLGFSVTAAPASAFAAPDPVPTDEAAASAAARAQGRPVLVESLTSEVSEVRANPDGSFTMTQSLEPERVRRGSGWVPVDLTLVQRPEGGIVPVATPVDVELSDGGSVGREPLAVVGKDGREVGLDWQGDLPRPVLSGDTATYPEVYPGVDLAVRVTARGFSQVLVVKTPEAAKNPALRKVTFGSHAKGVEVVVAPGQGKAQARVAATRADGLRVTDPKGELVFGGDASRMWDSTGTRSGAAGPGDAGREAAMGVEVGDGTVAVVPDADFLASADRKFPVYIDPEYWWAGNRNHHAVVQTIAPDAHNYDSTAGVLNDLKAGRVLDGQWLTSRSFIEMDTWGVRYKQVIRSQLRTRVAHSYSCGGGATELWWTDRISWHTTWNAQPWWKQLLDSTSVSNNARHCPSGGGADLDVTAAVQGASNAGDGSVTFGLRARDENDQDSWRRFDLNPTLEVVYNSYPNSPVELGMEGGLLPCVYGDGRPYVATTTPRLRGRVSDPDSDAILTDVGFAVHRGPITNSYWVAGPVAYNIPSGSFAEVTVPAEVLLEGEVYNWSMYAGDGNVRSNWAGNCEFKVDTTPPVAPAVESASYPYDQPAGGLGRTGQFELKPNGADDVQYYLYSFTEQQNDDPQTRVNANGVGGSALIQWTPSLEGPQTLFVRSVDRAGNRSEIYRYKVFVQAGASGPIAHWKLDGNLSDASGNNRPLHVFNQPDLTAPGYHMGGVSFDGVDDRIFSGKLIDTTKSFSVSAWVKLTERGRWVTMVSQDGAQVSGFFLGVSASDDRWSMTMASSDSGQAGVYRALSHNPPVANEWTHLVGTFDSATKQLTLHVNGVREGVTTAHGGGWLADGNFLVGRAKWNGQPTDFFPGAVDEVRVYDRVLQPAEAAELANQAYPRAHYALDEGSGTTTKDVVTGADATFSGNSSWSVEEFTAARFAGNAGPTIGTVRAPRPNFRTDRSYTVSAWVRLDRLDEYARTAVSPGSTDFAPFLLQYRPEHRKWNLMVLCDNRPCGWNVLSVDDAVANEWVLLTGVYDYAAKEARLYVNGRLSGRQTGVKGWNNDGELLIGRTRFSSKDVDPWRGEIDDVRIYSGVLSDEEIGRLLVRA